A single window of Paenibacillus sp. SYP-B4298 DNA harbors:
- a CDS encoding glycosyltransferase family 2 protein, which translates to MNIVIPMAGKGSRFVQAGYNQPKMLIEAAGRPMLYWALDSLAPHFSLKDITFVCLEEHLRDDVLENTIRSYCPDSRIVAVPRVTDGQTETVLEALSYMIPGEPLIIYNCDTYLKSSISQTIQSMKERAAGIIPVFRSDDPAYSYALADENGLVQRVKEKEVISSWATAGLYYFSSVRLFHQAAELAWSRTRPSSEERYIAPLYNELIHLGHQVYLDSAEVCMPLGTPEQLHAFEIWFRGGGESA; encoded by the coding sequence GTGAACATCGTAATTCCGATGGCCGGGAAGGGGAGCCGCTTTGTACAGGCAGGATATAATCAGCCCAAAATGTTAATTGAGGCTGCTGGCCGTCCGATGCTCTATTGGGCATTGGATAGCTTGGCGCCTCATTTCTCATTAAAGGATATCACTTTCGTCTGTCTGGAGGAGCATCTGAGAGACGATGTGTTAGAAAATACGATTCGCTCGTATTGCCCGGATTCGAGAATTGTTGCTGTGCCCCGGGTGACTGACGGACAGACGGAGACGGTATTGGAAGCCCTCTCCTATATGATTCCTGGCGAACCCCTCATCATATATAACTGCGATACCTACTTGAAATCGTCCATCAGCCAAACGATCCAGAGCATGAAGGAACGTGCTGCGGGCATCATTCCGGTCTTCCGGTCGGATGACCCGGCATATAGCTATGCATTGGCTGATGAGAATGGTCTAGTTCAACGGGTTAAGGAGAAGGAGGTCATCTCTTCATGGGCGACGGCAGGGCTGTATTATTTCTCATCCGTGCGCCTATTCCACCAGGCAGCGGAACTTGCATGGTCCCGTACACGTCCTTCGTCGGAAGAGAGATATATAGCCCCACTGTATAATGAGCTGATACACCTCGGACATCAGGTTTATCTGGATTCTGCCGAAGTATGCATGCCGCTAGGAACGCCGGAGCAGTTACATGCATTTGAAATATGGTTTCGTGGAGGAGGGGAATCAGCATGA
- a CDS encoding glycosyltransferase, which translates to MTYRIFMGLSGGMGPVMRCMPIAEEFRTRGCEVTFSIYDSQAAAYIRAQGYMVLDDDDPTMPARENIIPPASIFYHLDHYYAQMGLLDETFAEAFFRHRIRMLEQYRPHLIVADMSPHTLVAAAHLGIPSVSITQSCFIPEGKPLCFWVDAPRNLPRVTPVVNRVLRRIGQPAITCMEELNVGTLNIIPGIPETDPVTGETVRHVGPIETRHPERELLGVPDEPYILVYPGRLQDSSGQSGERLLEAVMEAYHNRPECIIIANRDLLPAHLDPLRSDNILHIPYFTDRWLNGCRLFIHHGGHGSCLSAVMHGVPSLIIPTHTEREFNARMLTDQGVCEYMIPGTFTIKHLMDLASHIMADDYRERARLLRSEVKHRYYGGAAEVYSRSMALIHTAKDVST; encoded by the coding sequence ATGACGTATCGCATTTTTATGGGGCTGAGTGGAGGCATGGGGCCTGTTATGCGTTGTATGCCTATTGCCGAGGAGTTTCGGACAAGAGGCTGTGAGGTCACGTTCAGCATCTATGATTCGCAGGCGGCTGCCTATATCCGGGCGCAAGGCTACATGGTGCTTGACGACGATGATCCTACGATGCCTGCAAGAGAGAATATCATTCCGCCAGCGAGCATATTTTATCATCTCGATCATTATTATGCCCAAATGGGACTGCTGGACGAGACGTTCGCTGAGGCTTTCTTCCGGCATCGTATCCGCATGCTGGAGCAATATCGTCCCCATCTGATTGTGGCGGACATGAGCCCCCATACACTGGTTGCCGCAGCACATCTGGGAATCCCGAGCGTGAGTATCACTCAATCCTGCTTCATCCCTGAGGGGAAGCCTCTATGTTTCTGGGTAGATGCGCCACGTAATCTCCCTAGAGTAACACCCGTCGTGAATAGGGTTCTTAGACGAATCGGGCAGCCGGCTATCACTTGTATGGAAGAGTTGAATGTTGGAACATTGAATATCATCCCTGGCATTCCGGAGACAGATCCGGTTACCGGGGAGACTGTGCGACATGTGGGACCGATTGAAACCCGTCATCCCGAGCGTGAATTATTGGGCGTGCCCGATGAGCCCTATATTCTGGTGTACCCTGGGCGTTTGCAGGATTCGTCTGGACAGTCAGGTGAACGGCTATTGGAGGCGGTGATGGAGGCGTATCATAATCGTCCAGAGTGTATCATAATCGCGAACCGTGATCTCCTTCCAGCTCATCTCGATCCATTGCGATCGGATAATATCCTGCACATCCCCTATTTTACGGACAGATGGTTGAATGGATGTCGTCTGTTTATTCATCATGGCGGTCATGGAAGCTGCTTGTCAGCGGTCATGCATGGCGTACCGTCACTCATCATTCCGACGCATACAGAGCGGGAATTCAATGCCCGTATGCTGACCGATCAAGGGGTTTGCGAATATATGATTCCAGGTACCTTTACAATAAAGCATCTCATGGATCTGGCCTCGCACATTATGGCCGATGATTATAGAGAACGGGCGCGTTTGCTTCGGAGCGAGGTGAAGCATCGTTATTACGGGGGAGCCGCTGAAGTATATAGTAGAAGTATGGCACTGATCCATACCGCAAAGGATGTGAGCACATGA
- the acpS gene encoding holo-ACP synthase, translated as MIYGVGLDLQYIPQIEESIQRQQELFLNRVYTQQEIAYCRKHRKAGQHYAAKWAAKEAFSKALGTGISKGIRLLDIETVHLKSGQPHIVLYRRALEICEQHNLKVFVSISHSGDYAAAQVVLGYGRDAMDSVKNTNGLRTEAEC; from the coding sequence ATGATCTATGGAGTCGGCCTCGATCTGCAGTATATTCCCCAAATCGAAGAATCAATACAAAGGCAGCAAGAGCTCTTCCTGAATAGAGTATATACGCAACAGGAGATTGCTTACTGCAGGAAGCATCGGAAGGCAGGGCAGCATTACGCTGCAAAATGGGCAGCCAAGGAGGCGTTCTCAAAGGCACTTGGTACGGGGATTTCTAAAGGGATAAGGCTGTTGGATATCGAGACGGTTCATCTGAAGTCAGGTCAACCTCATATTGTGTTATATAGAAGGGCGCTCGAGATCTGTGAGCAGCATAATTTGAAGGTGTTCGTCAGTATCTCCCATTCTGGCGATTATGCTGCAGCCCAGGTTGTACTTGGCTATGGACGGGATGCAATGGATAGCGTCAAAAACACGAATGGCCTGCGCACCGAAGCAGAGTGTTAG
- a CDS encoding NAD(P)/FAD-dependent oxidoreductase: protein MFEVIIAGARCAGAALAAFLGQRGIRTLLLDKYTEPGPTLSTHIIGEIEVYERLGILQSMEQSGAPLISRMRVDINGAVTEADLMTTPRVIGLRRELLDPMLLEAAGRYSSVTVKLQMRVTSVIRQGGQVSKLTCMDHRGRVHHYYGKVVVGADGRDSMVARELQARILRQPPSPLHSVCYVYASGVLPQPLPTIEWYWHEDGIVIINPIDGDRHCIAVMVPNDRFKRWSKSLAGSFVHFLSSIRTLAPRIKNIQFAGTVRGIPAFRSFIKEAYGEGWALVGDAGGTLHPVSGVGIDNAVCGAEALAAALDGFLRSNKPWDESMEAYKHTRDERIMPQYDHSLRTLAKTTEQVSNESIDMIRMLYTFPSMAKTMIQRSDHVYSLLKEEQA from the coding sequence ATGTTTGAGGTTATTATAGCAGGTGCCAGATGTGCGGGAGCTGCACTGGCAGCCTTTCTAGGACAGCGGGGCATTCGAACGTTGCTCCTAGATAAATATACAGAGCCTGGCCCTACATTATCGACACATATCATTGGAGAGATTGAAGTATACGAACGACTAGGAATTCTCCAATCCATGGAACAGTCAGGTGCTCCTCTTATTTCCCGCATGCGGGTTGATATAAATGGCGCAGTGACCGAAGCCGATTTAATGACCACTCCCCGTGTTATTGGTTTGCGGCGCGAATTGCTAGATCCCATGCTGCTAGAGGCTGCAGGGCGGTATAGTAGTGTGACGGTCAAGCTTCAAATGAGAGTTACTTCCGTGATCCGGCAGGGTGGTCAAGTCTCCAAGCTAACATGCATGGATCATAGGGGGAGGGTTCATCACTATTACGGCAAGGTGGTTGTCGGAGCTGACGGACGGGATTCGATGGTAGCCAGGGAGCTTCAGGCCCGAATTCTTCGACAGCCCCCAAGTCCGCTTCACAGTGTATGTTATGTCTATGCATCGGGTGTCCTTCCTCAGCCGTTACCGACAATAGAGTGGTACTGGCATGAAGACGGAATTGTCATTATCAACCCGATTGATGGTGACCGACACTGTATTGCCGTCATGGTGCCAAACGATAGATTCAAGCGCTGGAGCAAATCGTTGGCAGGTTCCTTTGTACACTTCCTGAGCAGTATAAGGACACTAGCTCCTCGGATTAAAAACATACAATTCGCTGGAACCGTCCGCGGAATCCCTGCATTCCGCTCATTCATTAAAGAAGCCTACGGGGAGGGCTGGGCATTGGTTGGCGATGCCGGAGGAACCTTGCACCCCGTATCAGGGGTTGGGATCGACAATGCTGTTTGTGGAGCTGAAGCGCTGGCTGCGGCATTGGATGGCTTCCTGCGAAGCAATAAACCGTGGGATGAGTCCATGGAAGCCTACAAGCATACACGAGATGAACGGATCATGCCTCAATATGATCATTCCTTGAGAACATTGGCAAAGACGACCGAACAAGTATCCAATGAATCCATAGATATGATTCGTATGCTGTATACGTTTCCGAGTATGGCTAAGACCATGATTCAGCGATCAGATCATGTGTATTCATTACTGAAGGAGGAACAGGCTTGA
- a CDS encoding PDZ domain-containing protein has translation MIDCPKDRSINIILLEAPIDQVWWSIVTPSGSNSYLTDQVITTGIYDEPKLKDRYTLYYGDIINHAEIMDIVHGERFILSDRYESMAPDGSVHPYHVRTEYTMEQYGAFTRLKIEVIGHEQDTYGQWFRECLEMGWRRSLMNLKSVLELGMDLRTELFSYPRLGVTNCTVNEVHHAETGVASGQGNYLLDVFPNSPADQAGLQPGDVILAMDDVAVPYYASFVRVISRYYGKKQPVKITFVRSGETHHVQADFSLDRMFTGLIEGTDEGQRLEQERRKLLSQQRSASGALWKREE, from the coding sequence TTGATTGACTGTCCGAAAGACCGCTCCATCAACATCATTCTGTTGGAAGCGCCGATTGATCAAGTATGGTGGTCGATTGTAACCCCTTCGGGTTCCAACAGTTACTTGACAGATCAGGTCATTACCACCGGTATCTATGATGAACCCAAGCTCAAGGATCGGTATACCCTATACTATGGCGATATTATTAATCATGCCGAAATCATGGACATTGTACATGGAGAGCGCTTCATCCTCTCCGATCGCTATGAGTCCATGGCTCCAGATGGCTCTGTACATCCGTACCATGTTAGGACGGAGTATACCATGGAGCAATATGGAGCGTTCACCCGATTAAAAATAGAAGTGATCGGTCATGAACAGGACACGTATGGACAGTGGTTTCGGGAATGTCTTGAGATGGGATGGCGACGCTCGCTTATGAATTTGAAGTCTGTACTCGAGCTCGGTATGGACCTGCGAACAGAGCTATTTAGTTATCCGCGACTTGGTGTCACGAATTGCACCGTGAATGAAGTGCATCATGCAGAAACAGGGGTTGCTTCCGGCCAAGGCAATTACTTGCTCGATGTATTCCCTAATAGCCCCGCCGATCAAGCGGGATTGCAGCCTGGTGATGTTATTCTTGCGATGGATGATGTAGCCGTTCCGTATTATGCCTCTTTTGTAAGAGTAATCTCCCGATACTATGGCAAGAAGCAGCCTGTAAAGATAACCTTTGTTCGATCAGGAGAAACACATCATGTGCAAGCCGATTTTTCACTAGATCGAATGTTTACGGGGTTAATCGAAGGCACGGATGAAGGGCAACGATTAGAGCAGGAACGCAGAAAGCTGTTATCGCAGCAACGCTCGGCTTCAGGGGCATTATGGAAACGCGAGGAATAA
- a CDS encoding cupin domain-containing protein, with protein sequence MGTTTNQHWIVRQEDMNWEYGMYENTEMAYLWEEEETGRTAFLVKCAPGSSIPFHDHPRREVAFLVEGEVRLNDDVMRAGDFLTAVDMEAHDVYTETGCTFFIFIDYNIRKHKLVAIDQEEK encoded by the coding sequence TTGGGTACAACGACGAATCAACATTGGATTGTGCGTCAGGAAGATATGAATTGGGAATACGGAATGTATGAAAACACGGAAATGGCCTATTTGTGGGAAGAGGAGGAGACGGGCCGTACTGCTTTTCTCGTTAAATGTGCTCCCGGCAGCTCGATTCCATTTCATGATCATCCAAGGCGAGAGGTGGCTTTTCTTGTAGAAGGAGAGGTTCGGCTTAACGATGATGTCATGAGAGCCGGGGATTTTCTGACCGCGGTGGATATGGAGGCACATGATGTTTATACCGAAACCGGCTGTACGTTCTTTATTTTCATAGACTACAATATTCGTAAGCATAAGCTGGTTGCCATCGATCAGGAAGAAAAATAA
- the groES gene encoding co-chaperone GroES — translation MIQPIGDRVVIEPIDKEEQMINGIVLPDSAKEKPQEGKVIAVGSGQLHHGQRVPMEVKPGETVLYAKYSGTEVKVEGKELLVLRESDILAIISQVNE, via the coding sequence ATGATTCAACCGATTGGCGATCGGGTTGTAATTGAACCGATCGATAAGGAAGAGCAGATGATAAATGGCATTGTACTGCCAGACTCAGCAAAAGAAAAGCCGCAGGAGGGCAAGGTCATTGCCGTGGGTAGCGGTCAACTGCATCATGGCCAGCGTGTTCCGATGGAAGTAAAGCCAGGTGAAACGGTGCTATATGCCAAATATTCGGGTACGGAAGTGAAGGTTGAAGGCAAGGAGTTGCTTGTCCTTAGAGAAAGTGATATTTTGGCGATCATCTCGCAGGTAAATGAATAG
- the groL gene encoding chaperonin GroEL (60 kDa chaperone family; promotes refolding of misfolded polypeptides especially under stressful conditions; forms two stacked rings of heptamers to form a barrel-shaped 14mer; ends can be capped by GroES; misfolded proteins enter the barrel where they are refolded when GroES binds): MAKNLLFGEEARKALLRGVDALADAVKVTLGPKGRNVVLEKKFGSPLITNDGVTIAKEIELEEPFENMGAQLLKEVATKTNDVAGDGTTTATVLAQAMVREGLKNVAAGANPIIIRKGIEKAVKRAVERLAEISKPIEGKQSIAQVAAISSADESVGKLIAEAMEQVGNDGVITVEESKGFHTEMEITEGMQFDRGYISPYLVTNQDKMEAELVDPYILITDKKITNIQDLLPTLEKVVQQGKPLLLIAEDVEGEALATLVVNKLRGTFTCVAVKAPGFGDRRKDMLQDIAALTGGQVISEEIGLDLKTTRLDQLGHARSVRVTKENTIIVNGTGKREDIDTRIGQIRHQLEETTSEFDKEKLQERLAKLSGGVAVIHVGAATETEMKERKMRIEDALHATRAAVEEGIVSGGGTALMNVYESVADLEANGDESTGVQIVLRALEEPVRIIASNAGKEGSVIVERLKKEGQGIGYNASSDEWVDMIEAGIVDPTKVTRSALQYAASVAAMILTTETLVADQPEEEAPALPGAGAGMGGMGGMM, translated from the coding sequence ATGGCAAAAAATCTATTGTTTGGAGAAGAGGCCAGGAAAGCATTGCTTCGTGGTGTCGATGCGTTAGCCGATGCGGTCAAGGTGACATTAGGGCCGAAAGGACGCAATGTTGTTCTGGAGAAAAAGTTCGGCAGTCCGCTGATTACGAATGATGGTGTTACGATTGCTAAAGAAATAGAGCTTGAGGAACCGTTTGAAAACATGGGTGCCCAGCTTCTCAAAGAAGTAGCGACGAAGACAAACGATGTCGCCGGAGACGGAACGACCACTGCGACAGTATTGGCTCAAGCGATGGTTCGCGAAGGTCTCAAAAACGTTGCAGCAGGGGCCAACCCTATTATTATCCGAAAAGGGATTGAAAAGGCAGTGAAGCGCGCAGTGGAGCGGTTGGCCGAAATATCCAAGCCAATTGAAGGGAAGCAATCCATCGCGCAGGTCGCAGCGATCTCGTCGGCCGATGAAAGTGTCGGGAAGCTGATCGCTGAGGCCATGGAGCAGGTAGGGAATGATGGCGTTATCACAGTAGAGGAGTCCAAAGGCTTTCATACTGAAATGGAAATCACAGAAGGCATGCAATTCGACCGTGGCTACATTTCCCCTTATCTGGTCACCAATCAGGACAAGATGGAAGCCGAGCTTGTTGATCCGTATATTTTGATTACAGACAAAAAGATTACGAATATTCAAGATTTACTGCCGACGCTGGAGAAGGTCGTTCAGCAAGGCAAGCCGCTTCTGCTGATTGCAGAAGATGTAGAAGGTGAAGCGTTGGCTACACTGGTCGTCAATAAGCTTCGAGGCACGTTCACATGTGTGGCTGTCAAGGCACCGGGCTTTGGCGACCGTCGCAAAGATATGCTGCAAGATATTGCGGCTCTGACAGGGGGACAAGTGATCTCCGAAGAGATCGGGCTTGACCTCAAAACGACCCGTCTGGATCAGCTAGGCCATGCGCGTTCCGTTCGTGTAACGAAGGAGAATACGATCATCGTGAATGGAACGGGCAAACGAGAGGATATTGATACCCGCATCGGACAGATTCGTCATCAGTTGGAGGAAACCACCTCGGAATTTGATAAGGAAAAGCTGCAGGAGCGGCTGGCCAAGCTGTCTGGCGGGGTAGCGGTCATTCACGTAGGAGCAGCGACGGAAACGGAAATGAAGGAGCGTAAGATGCGTATCGAAGATGCGCTGCATGCGACTCGCGCTGCTGTTGAAGAGGGGATCGTATCGGGAGGCGGTACCGCCCTTATGAATGTATATGAGTCGGTAGCCGACCTGGAAGCTAATGGGGATGAGAGCACTGGCGTTCAGATCGTCCTTCGTGCGCTTGAGGAGCCTGTACGTATCATTGCTTCCAATGCTGGCAAGGAGGGCTCTGTTATCGTTGAGCGACTCAAGAAAGAAGGGCAGGGGATCGGATATAATGCTTCTTCTGATGAATGGGTAGATATGATCGAAGCCGGCATCGTAGATCCGACGAAAGTTACGCGCTCTGCACTGCAGTATGCCGCGTCTGTAGCCGCTATGATCCTGACAACAGAGACATTGGTTGCCGACCAGCCGGAGGAGGAAGCTCCAGCATTGCCAGGCGCCGGGGCAGGCATGGGTGGTATGGGCGGCATGATGTAA
- a CDS encoding helix-turn-helix domain-containing protein: MNILVCLYSGHAKWPVSDEMVRMEKKVELFQENKFQNVLKKIREKTYELVVLFTFEQAFPIEWNLSNLNARCPSIVLSGVDLNIRSLVSLIDSFETTVRLQKSNDSFAESLRYIEDHLYDPELSLEKAASHIYVSRCYYSRIFQKNVGIGFKEYIIHKRIRKAMSLLEEGSAVTEVCYAVGYNDLTHFGRAFKRLVGVNPSGYKNNVDLGYERVLA; this comes from the coding sequence GTGAATATACTTGTATGCTTATATAGTGGACATGCCAAATGGCCTGTCAGTGATGAAATGGTTCGTATGGAAAAAAAAGTAGAATTGTTTCAAGAGAATAAGTTTCAAAACGTGCTCAAAAAAATACGTGAAAAGACTTATGAGTTAGTTGTATTGTTTACCTTCGAACAGGCATTTCCAATAGAATGGAACCTTAGTAATCTCAATGCACGCTGTCCATCCATTGTCTTATCGGGTGTAGATCTGAATATACGCTCGCTGGTCTCCTTGATTGATTCCTTTGAGACAACAGTAAGGCTCCAAAAATCAAATGATTCCTTCGCTGAATCACTCCGCTACATAGAAGATCATTTATATGACCCGGAATTATCGCTAGAGAAGGCCGCCTCGCATATTTATGTTAGTCGATGCTATTATTCAAGGATTTTTCAGAAAAATGTGGGGATTGGTTTTAAGGAATATATTATTCATAAAAGAATCCGAAAGGCCATGTCGCTTCTTGAGGAAGGAAGTGCGGTTACAGAAGTATGTTATGCAGTCGGTTATAATGATTTAACCCATTTTGGAAGGGCATTCAAGAGGTTGGTTGGTGTTAATCCATCTGGATATAAAAATAATGTTGATCTTGGTTATGAGAGGGTGTTAGCTTAA